In one window of Marinilabiliales bacterium DNA:
- a CDS encoding ATP-dependent Clp protease adaptor ClpS gives MLVLHNDDVHTFNYVTDCLIEVCGHDMLQAEQCTWLVHFKGKCDILRGGYAKLLPYRRAMADKGLKVTID, from the coding sequence ATGCTGGTATTGCACAATGATGATGTGCATACTTTTAACTATGTAACAGATTGCCTGATCGAAGTGTGCGGTCACGATATGTTGCAGGCCGAGCAATGCACCTGGCTTGTTCATTTCAAGGGCAAATGCGATATACTCAGGGGTGGTTACGCCAAATTGCTTCCATACAGGAGGGCAATGGCCGATAAAGGCCTTAAGGTTACTATTGATTAA